A genome region from Thermomonospora amylolytica includes the following:
- a CDS encoding RNA polymerase sigma factor has product MALLDLYDEALPQVYGYLLSRCGQRSLAEDLTAETFLAAVEAVRRRPPPALTVAWLVGVARHKLADHWRRTAREERGLRVVGDEPGDQADPWDDRLDAMLARQVLAELAPHHRAALTLRYLDGLPVPQVAAHLHRTVHATEALLVRARGAFRKAYARREGRDV; this is encoded by the coding sequence GTGGCGCTTCTGGACCTGTACGACGAGGCGCTGCCCCAGGTCTACGGGTACCTGCTGTCGCGCTGCGGGCAGCGGTCCCTGGCCGAGGACCTGACCGCCGAGACCTTCCTGGCGGCGGTGGAGGCGGTGCGGCGGCGTCCGCCGCCCGCCCTGACCGTCGCCTGGCTGGTCGGGGTGGCCCGGCACAAGCTGGCCGACCACTGGAGGCGCACCGCCCGGGAGGAACGCGGGCTGCGGGTCGTGGGCGACGAGCCCGGCGACCAGGCCGACCCGTGGGACGACCGGCTGGACGCCATGCTGGCCCGCCAGGTCCTGGCGGAACTGGCGCCGCACCACCGGGCGGCGCTGACGCTGCGCTACCTGGACGGCCTGCCGGTCCCCCAGGTGGCCGCGCACCTGCACCGCACCGTGCACGCCACCGAGGCGCTGCTGGTGCGGGCCCGCGGCGCGTTCCGCAAGGCCTACGCGAGGAGGGAGGGACGCGATGTCTGA
- a CDS encoding cupin domain-containing protein yields the protein MEIIPADRFAAPDGTAHYVEHLRVPALSVGTYAIPAGGADPQGPHTEDEIYVVLSGRGRFTGGDRTVPVGPGTVLYVPAHEEHRFHDVTEDLVICVMFAPAEGTAG from the coding sequence ATGGAGATCATCCCGGCGGACCGCTTCGCCGCCCCCGACGGCACCGCCCACTACGTCGAGCACCTGCGCGTTCCCGCGCTGAGCGTGGGCACTTACGCGATCCCCGCGGGCGGCGCCGACCCGCAGGGACCGCACACCGAGGACGAGATCTACGTGGTCCTGAGCGGGCGGGGCCGCTTCACCGGCGGCGACCGGACGGTGCCCGTGGGGCCCGGCACCGTGCTGTACGTGCCCGCCCACGAGGAGCACCGGTTCCACGACGTCACCGAGGACCTGGTGATCTGCGTGATGTTCGCCCCCGCCGAGGGCACCGCTGGCTAG
- a CDS encoding VOC family protein, with protein MSDPSADPFEALREPVRPVDPDPIFAERLRERLRRALLEPTGGIMTTGTIIDRPAGAATGEARLHTLNAYLTVDDARRALEWYPRAFGARVLGEPTVMPDGRIGHAELAVGDSVFMLADEWPELALAGPRARGGASVSLYLRVPDVDAVVDRAVREGATLDRPVADAPYGRNGVVYDPFGHRWMIITPAPEEAAAGPRLRTGDIGYVSLWVPDVERAAAFYQAVLGWRYQPGSSEQGRSVEGLSQPMGLWGGQEHSTLMPCFAVEDVHEAVRRIRDAGGEATEPRTEPYGRVADCTDDQGMAFAVFEPGEGGRAPADRPRHGEISYLTFEVPDSARFRAFFGHVLGWEFVRGRVEDGWEARIDGTPVHYMVGLQGGHERPTVVPMYVVDDIDVAVQNVRAAGGTSTEPTRESYGMSAYCSDDQGTRFYLGQH; from the coding sequence ATGTCTGACCCGTCGGCCGATCCCTTCGAGGCCCTGCGGGAGCCGGTGCGCCCGGTCGACCCCGACCCGATCTTCGCCGAGCGGCTGCGCGAACGGCTGCGGCGCGCTCTGCTGGAACCCACAGGAGGCATCATGACCACCGGCACGATCATCGACAGGCCCGCCGGGGCCGCGACCGGCGAGGCCCGGCTGCACACCCTGAACGCCTACCTGACCGTGGACGACGCGCGGCGGGCGCTGGAGTGGTACCCGCGGGCGTTCGGCGCGCGGGTGCTGGGCGAGCCGACCGTGATGCCCGACGGCCGGATCGGGCACGCCGAGCTGGCCGTGGGCGACTCGGTGTTCATGCTCGCCGACGAGTGGCCCGAGCTGGCGCTGGCCGGGCCGCGGGCGCGCGGCGGGGCGAGCGTGTCGCTGTACCTGCGGGTGCCGGACGTGGACGCGGTGGTGGACCGCGCGGTCCGGGAGGGCGCGACGCTGGACCGGCCGGTCGCCGACGCCCCGTACGGCCGCAACGGGGTGGTGTACGACCCGTTCGGCCACCGCTGGATGATCATCACCCCGGCGCCCGAGGAGGCCGCGGCCGGGCCCCGGCTGCGCACCGGCGACATCGGCTATGTCTCGCTGTGGGTGCCCGACGTGGAACGGGCCGCCGCTTTCTACCAGGCCGTGCTGGGCTGGCGGTACCAGCCGGGCAGCTCCGAGCAGGGCCGCTCGGTCGAGGGCCTGTCGCAGCCGATGGGCCTGTGGGGCGGGCAGGAGCACAGCACCCTGATGCCCTGCTTCGCGGTCGAGGACGTGCACGAGGCGGTGCGGCGGATCCGCGACGCGGGCGGGGAGGCCACCGAGCCGCGGACGGAGCCGTACGGGCGGGTGGCCGACTGCACCGACGACCAGGGGATGGCGTTCGCGGTGTTCGAGCCGGGCGAGGGCGGACGCGCCCCGGCGGACCGGCCCCGGCACGGGGAGATCTCCTACCTGACCTTCGAGGTGCCGGACTCGGCGCGGTTCCGGGCGTTCTTCGGTCACGTGCTGGGCTGGGAGTTCGTGCGCGGCCGGGTCGAGGACGGCTGGGAGGCCCGGATCGACGGGACCCCGGTGCACTACATGGTCGGCCTGCAGGGCGGCCACGAGCGTCCCACGGTGGTGCCGATGTACGTGGTCGACGACATCGACGTGGCGGTGCAGAACGTCCGCGCCGCCGGGGGCACCTCGACCGAGCCCACCCGCGAGTCCTACGGGATGAGCGCGTACTGCTCCGACGACCAGGGGACGCGGTTCTACCTGGGACAGCACTGA
- a CDS encoding MauE/DoxX family redox-associated membrane protein: MIAALAGVAACTVAGVLLLGFAEHLRAPRALPGALAAHGTVPLPLVRPLAVIVVAVEGLLGAALTAALATGADRLPGLLVAAGVLLAVYATYAHRLRRGARGRAVPCGCSGADTAVNGWVVLRAGVPSALALAAAPVAGAVVVPAASAARFAEAALAGAVFAVLLWALPEAMARPAAEGGGGGRGGRGGT, from the coding sequence GTGATCGCGGCGCTCGCCGGGGTGGCGGCGTGCACGGTGGCGGGCGTCCTGCTGCTGGGGTTCGCCGAGCACCTGCGCGCGCCGCGCGCGCTGCCGGGGGCGCTGGCCGCGCACGGCACGGTGCCGCTCCCGCTGGTGCGCCCGCTGGCGGTGATCGTCGTGGCGGTGGAGGGGCTGCTGGGGGCGGCGCTGACCGCCGCGCTGGCGACGGGCGCGGACCGGCTGCCGGGGCTGCTGGTGGCGGCGGGAGTGCTGCTGGCCGTGTACGCGACGTACGCGCACCGGCTGCGACGGGGCGCGCGGGGCCGGGCGGTGCCGTGCGGATGTTCGGGGGCCGACACCGCCGTGAACGGCTGGGTGGTGCTGCGGGCGGGCGTGCCGTCGGCGCTGGCGCTGGCCGCGGCGCCGGTCGCGGGGGCGGTCGTGGTCCCGGCCGCCTCCGCCGCCCGGTTCGCCGAGGCGGCGCTGGCCGGGGCGGTGTTCGCGGTGCTGTTGTGGGCGCTGCCGGAGGCGATGGCCCGTCCGGCGGCCGAAGGGGGCGGAGGAGGCCGGGGAGGCCGAGGAGGAACGTGA
- a CDS encoding lysylphosphatidylglycerol synthase transmembrane domain-containing protein has protein sequence MAPTVSSRSRRPVVVALLVLALVLVVACTGTAGKVWACFAALADVHWTYLVVLAVLSALHYVLAAITLRAAAGARTPLGETVLVQFTAAAANRVTPGGLGAAAVNVRYLSLHGIPAARAVTLVAVMQVAGAVADALVLLAIAALSAGGGAALGTLASRAAQAVGSLPVVPAVLLALVPAGITVLYGRRAMRSPALRHAAAGCVDLVRRPRDLCVTLAASGATTLVMAVALAVSALAVPGTGVTPADFWVVVVAYLVGAAAGAALPSPGGVGGTEAALAAALAAIGVPAAPALQAVLLFRAITYWAPVPVGLAAARTLAKNREHPVGEPARRTMEGCEPTGTA, from the coding sequence GTGGCACCGACAGTCTCCTCCCGTTCCCGCCGCCCGGTGGTCGTGGCCCTCCTCGTGCTCGCCCTCGTCCTGGTCGTGGCGTGCACCGGGACCGCCGGGAAGGTGTGGGCGTGCTTCGCGGCGCTGGCGGACGTGCACTGGACGTACCTGGTGGTGCTGGCGGTGCTGTCGGCGCTGCACTACGTGCTGGCGGCGATCACGCTGCGGGCGGCGGCCGGGGCCCGGACCCCGCTGGGCGAGACGGTGCTGGTGCAGTTCACCGCGGCGGCGGCCAACCGGGTCACCCCGGGCGGGCTGGGCGCCGCCGCCGTCAACGTGCGCTACCTGTCGCTGCACGGCATCCCGGCCGCCCGGGCGGTCACGCTGGTCGCGGTGATGCAGGTGGCGGGGGCGGTCGCCGACGCGCTGGTGCTGCTGGCGATCGCGGCGCTCAGCGCGGGCGGCGGCGCGGCGCTGGGCACGCTGGCCTCCCGGGCGGCACAGGCGGTGGGCTCCCTGCCGGTCGTTCCGGCGGTGCTGCTGGCCCTCGTTCCGGCCGGGATCACCGTGCTGTACGGCCGGCGGGCGATGCGCTCCCCGGCGCTGCGGCACGCCGCCGCCGGATGCGTCGACCTGGTCCGCCGTCCCCGCGACCTGTGCGTCACGCTCGCCGCGTCCGGGGCGACCACTCTGGTGATGGCGGTGGCGCTGGCGGTCAGCGCGCTGGCCGTGCCGGGCACCGGGGTGACGCCCGCCGACTTCTGGGTGGTGGTCGTGGCCTACCTGGTGGGGGCCGCCGCCGGGGCCGCGCTGCCCTCCCCCGGCGGGGTGGGCGGCACCGAGGCGGCGCTGGCGGCGGCGCTGGCGGCGATCGGGGTGCCGGCCGCCCCGGCGCTGCAGGCCGTGCTGCTGTTCCGGGCGATCACCTACTGGGCCCCGGTGCCGGTCGGGCTGGCCGCCGCGCGGACGCTGGCAAAAAATCGGGAACACCCCGTCGGAGAACCGGCCCGCCGGACGATGGAGGGGTGTGAGCCGACCGGGACAGCTTGA
- a CDS encoding thioredoxin domain-containing protein, translating to MGFETTILLLTWAAIALLAFVVAGLVRRVHLLASGDRPADPGPAPGTPAPHFARLAPDPAAERTLLLFLDADCGVCPQVLAELRAIRAGQDRPPPAAALYAGRAPEEPAGHVTVHAGEAGLFEDYRIPAVPFAVLVDRSGRVRAARPVGSPGALRDLLADSSGSGRPATAPGRPS from the coding sequence ATGGGCTTCGAGACCACCATCCTGTTGCTGACCTGGGCGGCGATCGCGCTGCTGGCGTTCGTGGTGGCCGGGCTGGTGCGGCGGGTGCACCTGCTGGCGAGCGGGGACCGCCCGGCCGATCCGGGACCGGCCCCGGGCACGCCGGCCCCGCACTTCGCGCGGCTGGCGCCGGACCCGGCGGCCGAGCGGACGCTGCTGCTGTTCCTGGACGCCGACTGCGGGGTGTGCCCGCAGGTGCTGGCCGAGCTGCGGGCGATCCGCGCCGGGCAGGACCGGCCGCCGCCGGCCGCCGCGCTGTACGCGGGCCGCGCGCCCGAGGAGCCGGCCGGGCACGTCACGGTGCACGCCGGGGAGGCGGGGCTGTTCGAGGACTACCGGATCCCGGCGGTGCCGTTCGCGGTGCTGGTCGACCGGTCCGGGCGGGTCCGCGCCGCCCGCCCGGTCGGCTCGCCCGGCGCGCTGCGGGACCTGCTCGCGGACTCCTCCGGATCCGGCCGCCCGGCGACGGCGCCGGGGAGGCCGTCGTGA